From Cryomorphaceae bacterium:
TATAATAAAATGACACACTTAACTGAGCGTCCCCTTCCACTTTTCACCAACCAACTTTTCACTCCCTCCACGCCAATCACAGTGCAACGCACCATCAAAACCCACAATAATTTGCTACTTTCGCTTTCCCAAAAAATCACCACCAAATTTATGTACGGAAAAATCAAAGATCACCTTCAGAACGAACTGAAATCCATCGAAGAAGCCGGGCTTTTTAAGCGCGAAAGAATCATTACCAGTGAGCAGGGAGCCGAAATCACCCTCGATTCCGGGAAAAAAGTCTTGAACTTCTGCGCGAACAACTACCTTGGACTTTCGTCGCACCCCGAAGTGGTAGCCGCTGCCAAAAAAGGACTCGAGACCCACGGATTTGGAATGTCGTCGGTGCGGTTTATTTGCGGAACGCAGGATATTCACAAAGAGCTCGAGGCCAAAATCGCAAAATTCACCGGAACAGAAGACACCATTCTCTACGCTGCCTGCTTTGACGCCAATGGGGGGGTGTTTGAACCCCTGCTCAACGATCTGGACTGCATCATTTCAGACGAGTTGAACCATGCTTCCATCATTGATGGCGTGCGCCTGTGCAAAGCGGCTCGCTACCGTTACAAAAACAACAACATGGCCGACCTCGAGGCCCAGCTAAAGGCTGCGCAGGATGCCGGGCACCGCTTTAAGCTCATTGTTACCGACGGAGTGTTCTCTATGGACGGCATTGTGGCCAACCTGAAGGGCATCTGCGATTTGGCAGACAAATATGACGCCATGGTAATGGTTGACGAATGCCACGCAGCGGGTTTTCTCGGCAAAACCGGAAGAGGGTCCATTGAACACTGCGATGTGATGGGCCGCGTGGATATTGTAACCGGAACCCTCGGTAAAGCCCTGGGTGGAGCCATGGGAGGCTACACCACAGGACGTAAAGAAATTATTGAACTGCTGCGTCAGCGCTCACGTCCTTATTTGTTTTCCAACTCCTTGGCACCCTCCATCGTGGCGGCATCCATCAAGGTGATGGATTTGTTAGACGAGAGCACTGAACTGCGCGACAGGCTGGAGTGGAATACGAACTACTTCAAAGAGGGAATGTCAAAACTCGGATTCGACATAGTACCCGGCGATTCAGCCATTGTGCCTGTAATGTTGTACGATGCCAAACTTTCGCAGGTGATGGCCGACAAACTGCTTGACGAAGGCGTGTACGTCATCGGGTTTTTCTACCCCGTGGTGCCCAAAGAAAAAGCGCGCATCCGCGTGCAGCTTTCTGCGGCCCACTCGCAGGAACATCTTGATAAAACCATCGCCGCGTTTGAAAAAGTCGGAAAGGAACTGGGTGTAATCAACTAGAAGTTTCATAGCATTCAACGGGCTGCCGGTGTAAAGCGGCCCGCAAAAACCATCAACCCCATCGCATGAGCAATAACATTAGGAACCTTCAACCCTCATCTCTGTGGAATCACTTTGCCGATCTGAACGCGGTTCCACGGCCTTCTAAAAAAGAAGAGCGCGTGATTCAGTTCATGGTTGATTTTGGCAAGCGCCTCAATCTGGAAACCCTTGTGGACGAAGTGGGCAACGTAATCATCAAAAAACCTGCTACATCAGGCATGGAAAACCGGCAAACGGTGGTGTTGCAAAGCCACCTCGACATGGTGCACCAGAAAAACAACGATACCGTTTTTGACTTCGACACACAGGGCATCGAAATGTTTGTGGATGGCGATTGGGTGAGAGCCAACGGCACCACCCTCGGTGCAGATAACGGTTTGGGGGTAGCCGCAATTATGGCCGTTCTTTCATCCACCGATATATCTCACCCACCCCTTGAAGCGCTTTTTACCATTGACGAGGAAACCGGTATGACCGGCGCTATGGGGCTGAAAGGCGGATTGCTCAACGCGAGTATCATGCTCAACCTCGATACCGAAGACGACGACGAGCTCACCATCGGCTGTGCCGGAGGAGTTGACGTTACGGCAACGGGTAGCTACCGCGAAGTGGAAGTTCCGGAAAATTACGTGGGTTACACCCTCACCGTGAAGGGGCTGAGTGGTGGGCATTCCGGCATGGACATTCACAAAGGCCTTGGGAATGCCAATAAACTGCTCAACAGAATCTTGCATCACGCGGGCGCCCATATCGAATTGCATATTTCCGAAGTGGACGGCGGCGGATTGCGCAACGCTATTCCTCGCGAGGCAAAAGCGGTATTGGCGTTGGCCCCACATCATACCCAAAAATTTGAGCAGGCCGTTGCCGATATCTCCTGCCACATCATCTCAGAACTCAATCTCACCGACCCGGCGGCAAAAATTCTTTTGGAGCCTGCCACCCGTCCGCCAAAGGCGATGGATGCTTCATTTCAAAAGCAATGGATTCGCGCCATCTACGCGTGTCACAACGGGATTTACCGCATGAGCCCGGGCGTGGAAAACCTCGTTCAGACATCGAACAACCTTGCGCGCATGCTCGCGGAAGATGGCAGCTTCAGCATTCAGTGCCTGACACGAAGTTCGGTGGATTCTGAGAAACTCGATCTGGCCCAATCCATCCAGTCAGCATTGGAATGCACCGGTGCCGAGGTGACCTTTTCTGGGGATTACCCCGGCTGGGCGCCCAAAACCAATGCGGCCATTACACGAGTAATGGCGGAACTTTACCGTGAAATCTTCCAGAGCGAACCCTATGTAAATGTGTGCCATGCCGGACTGGAATGCGGTATTCTGGGTGCGAATTACCCCGATATGGAAATGATTTCGTTTGGGCCCAATATACGTGGTGCGCACTCGCCCGACGAGAAAGTGCAGGTTTCTTCCGTGCAGAAATTCTGGAAATTCCTGCTTGAAACACTTCGCCAAACACCCGCTGCCTGATGAGTACCTCGGCCAATATCAAGCTTATTTGGGATTTTCGTGGGCCGGATGCCGAAGGGCTAGCCGTACATCATGAAAAACACCTTGCGCAATATCGAGATCGGAACGGTATGAACCACAGCGCAACCGGATGCGATGAACTCGCGCCGAGGCACTGGATTGCATGGATTACGGTTGCTGAAATCGAAATGATTACCACACGCGATGCGCTTCGGCCCCACAGGGGAGAAAAATTAGTTTAGTACGATTTATCTGTCCAGAGAAAACAACCCGCATCAATTTTTTCCGTCATCACACCCGAACATCCAAATGGAAATTGTTGTATCTTCACCGGCTGCGAACGCCATGATAGCTAGAAAAAATGATTGAAATGCGACTGAAGAAACTGTCGAAAAGCCTGATGATTGCTTTGGCATTTATTGGGTTGATTTCCGCGTACTCCTGTAATCACAAAGACAATGAGGTTAAAGCCACATGCTTTGATGAAATTTTAAACCAGGAAGAAGAACGCGTAGATTGTGGAGGACCTAACTGCCCGCCATGTCCACCTACCTGCGATGACGGAATTCAGAACCAGGACGAAGAAGCACCCGACTGCGGTGGCCCCAACTGTCCGCCCTGTGGAACGTGTGATGACGGAATCCAAAATGAAGTTTGGGTGCCTGCGCTCAATATGTTCGTTATGGAGCAAGGTGTGGACTGTGGTTTCCCGTGTACCAATTTCTGCCCACCTTCTTGCGAAGATGGCATTCAAAACGGCGACGAGGAAGGGATTGACTGTGGAGGTTCCAACTGTCCGCCATGCCCTCCGCCCACCTGCTTTGACGGTGTATGGAACGGGCTTGAAACCGGTGTGGATTGCGGTGGTCCTGACTGCCCGCCATGTCCCACACCAACCTGTTTTGACGGTATTCAGAACCAAAATGAAACAGGTATTGATTGCGGTGGCGTTTGCCCGAATCAGTGTCCCGACGCAACTTGTTTTGACGGTATTCAAAATCAGGGTGAAACCGGAATTGATTGCGGCGGCCCCTGCCCAACTATTTGCCCTCCACCCAGTTGTAATGACGGTGTTCAAAATCAAGGCGAAGAATGGATTGACTGCGGTGGGCCATGTCCCAATGTATGCCCAACCTGTGATGATGGTGTGCAAAACGGGCCTGAAGCAGGAGTGGACTGCGTGATAGGTAACTACCCCGATTACGCAGGAGGAACATGTCCGCAATGCCCTACCTGTAACGATGGCATATTAAATCAGGGAGAAACCGCGGTAGATTGTGGTGGCCCGTTCTGCGATGATTGCGAAATGTACCTGAATGCCACTACAGTGGGAACATTTGCCTTTATTGGTGAGAACTTTCAGGTGCAACAGGCAGGTTTCGATCTGATCTTCAGCGCTACCCAAACAGCCGGTGGGCAAACACGAACGCTGCGCATCAAGGTACCGCTCAACCTGGAGATGTTTGCCACGGCCGACATTCAGATTTATCAACTCTCCCCTTCGGTAGAGCACATCAATTTTGGTGGAACGGTTTTCCAATCGGTCGAATTGGCCGGAAGCGAAATGGAAATTACCTTCAAAAATGCCGTACCTGAATCAGGACCAAACCGCATAGAAGGGGTCATCAATATGGTTCAGCTCAACAATGTGGATATTGTAACCGGTGGCACCACCGGAGCGCAAAACATCACGTTCGGAATCAACTACAATTAAGCGATTAACAACTTATTATAACACAAGCCGCCTCCACTTGGGCGGCTTTTTTTTGTAGCCATTTGTAAACTACCAAACGGTTGCAGTAATGGCGGGCGCCTCTGTAGATCGCCCTGTTTACTTTATCTTTTACTTGCCTCAGATCTGTTCATCACCTCCGTCTGCCGCACGATAGATGCTTTGTGCAATGACTGCAAAAGTTCGCGGATAAAACCTGCATCCAGGCCAAGGGCTTCCGACCACTCCAACCGCGTTCGCAAAATTTCCCTCCAGCGTTCTACCTGGTAAATGGTGACGTGGTTGTCGCGTTTGTACTCGCCGATTTCTTCTACCAGAGCCATGCGGGCGGCGAGTTTCTGCATCAGCTCTTCGTCTATCTGATCAATAGAGTCACGTAATTGCTCAAGACGATTCAGGAAAAAAGCATCCTCGGATGTTGCATACCGGATTTGCAATTTGCCCAGCATTTCTATGAGCGTTAAGGGCGTAATTTGCTGTTTTGCGTCGCTCAGGGCATTGTCGGGGTCGTGATGACTTTCAATCATCAGTCCCGAAAAGTTGAGGTCCAGGGCCTTTTGGGCAATCATCTGCAGCAAATCGCGCGAGCCCGCAATATGGCTCGGATCGCAAAGAACTTCCAGGTCGGGAAACAAGCGCTTTAATTCTATGGGAAACTCCCATTTGGGGTCGTTGCGAAAAGGCGTTTTCTCAAACCACGAAAACCCGCGGTGAATGGCTGCAATTTCTTCTATACCCGCAGCGGCGATGCGCTCCAGTGCACCAATCCACAGTTGCAAATCGGGGTTGATGGGGTTCTTCACCATCACCGGTATCTTTACCCCATTCAGGGCATCGGCAATTTCCTGTACCGAAAAGGGATTTACGGTGGTGCGGGCGCCAACCCACAACACATCTACACCTGCTTTGAGCGCGGCTTCTACGTGCTGGCCGTTGGCTACTTCGGTGGCGGTTTGCAAGCCGGTTTCGCGCTTTACGGTAGCCAACCACTCGAGCGCGATGGCTCCGTGGCCTTCAAAGGCGTTGGGTCGCGTTCGGGGTTTCCATACTCCTGCACGAAAAGCCTGAATCACTCCGCTGTTTTGAAGCTCGCGGGCAATGGTGAGCATTTGCTCTTCGCTCTCGGCGCTGCAGGGGCCGCTGATGATGTAAGGCTTTCCGTTACGTGGTATCCAGCTTTTCAAATAGAGTACTTTTTACGCTACAAAGATAGCAACTTAAGAGGGGGGAATGTTCACGGACTACCACCGCACTGCTACCTTCCCAATCGACGAACGGCCTTCGAGTGCCCGATGGGCGTCTGCAATTTTTTCGGCGGGCAAAATTTGACCGGATACCGGATTGATCGCGCCCTCTACATAAAGTTCCATTACGCGGTTCAGGCAATGCTGCACCACATCCGGGCGGTTGTCGGCCAACTTGAGCATATTCACACCCACCACAGATTTGGATTTCATCATCATAAACAGCGGACTGTAAAACCCGGTTTGCAACAACAATTTTAGGTTGGCAAATACACCTCCTTTGCTACCCATGCGGGTTGCCGCACCAAAGCACACCAAGGTTCCGCCTGAGCCGAGTAAATTGTAATCTTTTTTTATGGTGCTGCCGGCCAACGCATTGAAAGTAGCCGAGAGACGAGTTCCGTTCAGCCATTTGGCCATCGCAACAGCATAGTCCTCCGCACGGTAATTGATTGCACAATCCACGCCTTGTTTTTTGAGAAACTCGATTTTTTCGGGTGAGCCCGCAGTTCCAATGACTTTGCAGCCAAAGTGCCTGGCCAATTGAACCAGCGCCAATCCCACTCCACCCGCTGCGGCGTGCACAAGCACTGTGTCTCCCGGAAGCAGTTCGCGGCAATGCATAATCGCATAGTATGCCGTTGCGTACTGGGTTCCGAGTGTGGTTGCCCGGTCAATATCCAGCTCATCAGGAATGGGCACCAGCCCGCGGTGATCAGTTACCACTTTTTCGGCGTATCCGCCAAAACGCGTAAAGGCCAAAACACGTTTTCCCACCCAGGACGGGTCCACATCGGCACCTGTTTTTTCCACACGGCCTACCACCTCGTAGCCCAGGATACAGGGCAGAGGCGGGGCTTCGCGGTACAAGCCGTTGCGAGCCATTACATCGGCAAAGTTGAGCCCGAAGCCCTCTACAGCTACCGTCACCTGACGGTCTTTCATTTCGGGGTCAGGTGTTTCGCGGATTTCAAATGCTTTTTCGGCGGCGCCATATTGGGTAAGGAAAATAGCTTTCATGGTTGCTGAACAGGTTTGGATTTGTTTTTTGAATGACCGCCCACTACCAGCACAAATTCGCCTTTTACACCTTTGGCTTCAAAGTAGGCTAGCACTTCGGCGATGGTTCCCCGGTAGGTTTCTTCGTGCAGCTTGGTAATTTCCCTGGAAACAGACATGGGGCGCTCTGCTCCAAAGGTAGCAGCAAAATCGCCAAGGGTTTTCAGCAATTTGTGAGGCGATTCCAGGAAAACCATGGTTCGCTCTTCGAGGGCGAGGCTTTCCAGACGTGTTTTCCGTCCTTTTTTGGGGGGCAGAAAACCCTCAAAACAAAAGCGGTCAGTGGGCAATGCTGATAGTGTAAGGGCCGGAATGATAGAGGTGGCACCGGGCAGGGACTCAACCACAACGGCTGCTTCGGCACAGGCCCGCAGTATCATAAAACCGGGGTCGGAAATGCCGGGCGTTCCGGCGTCGGTAATCAGGGCAAAGACTTCGCCTCCCGACATTCGCTCTACGAGTCGCGAGGTGATCTTGTGCTCGTTGTGCATGTGGTAGGCCATCACAGGTGTTGTTACTCCGTAATGCTTGAGTAATTTAGAGGAGGTGCGCGTGTCTTCTGCCAGAATGATATCCACCGATTTCAGCACCTCAAGTGCCCGCAGGGTGATGTCTCCGAGGTTGCCGATGGGCGTTGGAACCAGATACAAACGGGTTGCTGAAGAAGTGCTCATGTCTCAGGCAAATGTAAGATTGTATTGCTTACGGTATCCACACGTCGGCTCATGAACTCTTCCGCTGGGGGCAGATTTGTTTACCGAACACCGTCCGCTTGAAGAAGGAATTATCACATCATCCAATCACCTCATAGCTAATTCCGTGCGCTGAGACTCTTCGTCTGGGCTCAGAGTGGACAGGATGGCGGTGCTGATTGGTGTCCAGGTTTGTACGAGCAACATTCTGCGATCGGCAAGAAATAGAGTTGCGCACGTAATCAGAACGCGGTTGGCGTTTCATTGTCTAATTGTCTAATCGGCTCACTGGCTCATTATCCAACCATCACATTACCACATCATCTAACCACCAACCTCAACACCTGCTCCTCGCCCTGTTCGTTGGAAACACGAATCAGGTAGGTGCCGGCACCGAGTTGCTGCTTGTCCAGGAACAGGCGGTCGGTTACGCGTTCCCATTGAGCAACCATGCGTCCGTTGATATCCAGGATATCAACATTCCAGAAGCGATTGCCCAACTCAATCGTAGCCATGCCATCGGTAGGGTTGGGGTACACCGCAATTTCGGGCTGTGAGGCGCTCATGACGCTGGTAATGATATTCACGTCAAAAGGCATGGCACAACCATCGCCGTAGCCCACAAGCACGGTGTATAAGCCCGATTCGGTTACATCCAGTTCCTGTTGGTTGGCTCCCTCGATGGCTTCTCCGTTGAGCAGCCACTGCCAGTTATCGCCATCGGGCGCAGTAAGCATATCTCCTTCCTGCACAATCTCTCCGGTGGGGGCTTCGGGCAGGTTCAGCACAAGTGTTTGGCTTACCTCACAAAGCGGATTGGATACTTCGAGCGTAATGGTGATTTCTCCGGCCTCGGGAATAAATTCCAGTTCACTTTCGGTACCCGCCAGATTATCGTTTACAGTCCAGGTGTACTCCTCGATGTAATCCATGTCGGATGCCAGTGTGAGCGGTTGCCCGGCACAGGCGTTGTCCAATGCGCTGAAAGCCGCCAGTCCGTCGCACGAAAAGATAGTGTGCCAGGTGGTGTTGGTAATAATGGGCGGATTTTCATCAAAGTAAATGGCTGCCGTATTGTTGATGACATCTCCCACAGGTACATCGGCCAGTGTTTGAACGCTGAACTTCAAAAATCCATGGCTTTCCGGCTCGTTGGTGGTGCTGTCAGGAAGATAGATTTCAGGAAAGAGAAACTCCGCCACCCCGTCTTCGTGGCGAATGGATGCAATCATATTGTGCGACGACATCAACGGTGTAAAGGTACCGAGGTCAAAACGCTCCGCGTCGAGCTCATCCACTACCAGCACGGTTTCAGCCGGGAAGTTTCCGGTATTCTGAAAGCGCACGGTGTACTCGATGATTTCTCCTGCAAGGATAAAATGGGGTTCGGCATATCCCACGGGGTCAGAGAGTTTGTCGTTGGGGTCATAGGCACACATTACCTGGTATTCCTGCTCCCATGTATCGTTGAATACTTCCATGCCTCCGTCATCCTGCAAGGTCAGCTCATAGGTGATGGAAAGCGTTTGCCCCACGTA
This genomic window contains:
- the kbl gene encoding glycine C-acetyltransferase: MYGKIKDHLQNELKSIEEAGLFKRERIITSEQGAEITLDSGKKVLNFCANNYLGLSSHPEVVAAAKKGLETHGFGMSSVRFICGTQDIHKELEAKIAKFTGTEDTILYAACFDANGGVFEPLLNDLDCIISDELNHASIIDGVRLCKAARYRYKNNNMADLEAQLKAAQDAGHRFKLIVTDGVFSMDGIVANLKGICDLADKYDAMVMVDECHAAGFLGKTGRGSIEHCDVMGRVDIVTGTLGKALGGAMGGYTTGRKEIIELLRQRSRPYLFSNSLAPSIVAASIKVMDLLDESTELRDRLEWNTNYFKEGMSKLGFDIVPGDSAIVPVMLYDAKLSQVMADKLLDEGVYVIGFFYPVVPKEKARIRVQLSAAHSQEHLDKTIAAFEKVGKELGVIN
- a CDS encoding aminoacyl-histidine dipeptidase, whose translation is MSNNIRNLQPSSLWNHFADLNAVPRPSKKEERVIQFMVDFGKRLNLETLVDEVGNVIIKKPATSGMENRQTVVLQSHLDMVHQKNNDTVFDFDTQGIEMFVDGDWVRANGTTLGADNGLGVAAIMAVLSSTDISHPPLEALFTIDEETGMTGAMGLKGGLLNASIMLNLDTEDDDELTIGCAGGVDVTATGSYREVEVPENYVGYTLTVKGLSGGHSGMDIHKGLGNANKLLNRILHHAGAHIELHISEVDGGGLRNAIPREAKAVLALAPHHTQKFEQAVADISCHIISELNLTDPAAKILLEPATRPPKAMDASFQKQWIRAIYACHNGIYRMSPGVENLVQTSNNLARMLAEDGSFSIQCLTRSSVDSEKLDLAQSIQSALECTGAEVTFSGDYPGWAPKTNAAITRVMAELYREIFQSEPYVNVCHAGLECGILGANYPDMEMISFGPNIRGAHSPDEKVQVSSVQKFWKFLLETLRQTPAA
- a CDS encoding alcohol dehydrogenase, whose amino-acid sequence is MKAIFLTQYGAAEKAFEIRETPDPEMKDRQVTVAVEGFGLNFADVMARNGLYREAPPLPCILGYEVVGRVEKTGADVDPSWVGKRVLAFTRFGGYAEKVVTDHRGLVPIPDELDIDRATTLGTQYATAYYAIMHCRELLPGDTVLVHAAAGGVGLALVQLARHFGCKVIGTAGSPEKIEFLKKQGVDCAINYRAEDYAVAMAKWLNGTRLSATFNALAGSTIKKDYNLLGSGGTLVCFGAATRMGSKGGVFANLKLLLQTGFYSPLFMMMKSKSVVGVNMLKLADNRPDVVQHCLNRVMELYVEGAINPVSGQILPAEKIADAHRALEGRSSIGKVAVRW
- the rsmI gene encoding 16S rRNA (cytidine(1402)-2'-O)-methyltransferase is translated as MSTSSATRLYLVPTPIGNLGDITLRALEVLKSVDIILAEDTRTSSKLLKHYGVTTPVMAYHMHNEHKITSRLVERMSGGEVFALITDAGTPGISDPGFMILRACAEAAVVVESLPGATSIIPALTLSALPTDRFCFEGFLPPKKGRKTRLESLALEERTMVFLESPHKLLKTLGDFAATFGAERPMSVSREITKLHEETYRGTIAEVLAYFEAKGVKGEFVLVVGGHSKNKSKPVQQP